The Aggregicoccus sp. 17bor-14 DNA window CGGCGCGCTCCCACTGCGCCGCCACGCGCACGATGCGGCTCACCCACAGCGCGGGGACCAGCGACACCAGCAGCGCCACCGGGAACACGGCCGCCGCGCCGAGGCCGCCGCCCACCGCCGCGCCGATGCCCAGCGCGAGGGCGAAGCCCACCGCCCACGTCACGAAGAAGAGCACCGTGCGCAGCGGGCGCCCGAGCGACACGTGCTCGCCGCTCAGGCGCGACGCCTGCGCGGCGTTGCGCCGGGCCATCGCCACCTGCGCGAGCTGCTTCGCCTCGTCCACGTTCATCCGGCCCCCTCCGTGCGGGTAGGGCCCGGACGCTAGCCCTGCGCCGCCGGGGCGTCACCCTTGCGCGCGCGGCGCTTGGGAGGCGGGGCCAGCTTCGGCTCGCTGCCGAAGAGCCGCTCGTAGATGTCCGGCGCGTTGATGTTCACCACCACGCCGGGGTCCTTCACCGTCACGCGCTTGAGCCCCAGGCCCGCGAGCGCCGGCTCCAGCTGGGTGCCCTGCGCCGCGAGCAGCTGCTGCGCGCCCTGGCGCGAGAGGATGAGCGGGAAGCCCGGGGCGCCCTCGAACTCGGGCCGCAGGCCGGTGCCGTCCGGGGTGCTCTTGAGCAGGCTCTTGAGCGTGGTGGCGCGCAGGGTGGGCATGTCCACCGGGTGCAGCAGCACCGCGTCCGCGCCCTCCTCGAGCGCCGCGCTCAGCCCCGCCTTGACGCTCGCGAGCGGCCCCTCCTGCCACGCGGGCGAGTCCACCAGGTGCAGCGCCGGGTGCTGGGCGCGCACCGCGTCCGCGTCCTTGCCCACCACGCCGAGCACGTGACAGCCGGCCTTGCCGAACGTCGACGCGAGCGACTGCAGGAAGCTGCGGCCGCCCTCGTGCTCGATGAGCGCCTTGGGGTGACCCATCCGCTTCGCCTCGCCTGCTGCGAGGATGACTGCAACCGCGTTCATGCCCGTTGCTCCTTGAAGAGGTCTTGAGGACGAGGTCCAGAGGTCTCCCGGGGACGGTGCCACGCCCGCCGCGGGGTGGCCGCGCCTCGCACGGGGGCGCGTTCGTTACCCAGCACTCCCCTGCCCCTGCTGTCCGCCAGCGCGCGCGGGCGTCGGCCTGCGCGCGCAGACTCGGGCGCCGTGCCCGAGCTGCCCTCCTTCGTCTCCCGTCACTATCCGTTCCACCCGCGCCGCGTGCCGCTGCCCTCCGGTGCGTACCTGAGCTGCGTGGACGAGGGCGCGGGGCGCCCGGTGCTGCTGCTGCACGGCAACCCCACCTGGTCATTCCTGTATCGCAAGGTCATCGCAGCGCTGCAGCGCGGGCAGGGAGCGTCCCTGCGAGCGGTGGCTCCGGACCTGCTGGGGCTGGGCCTGAGCGACAAGCCGCGCGCGCTCCGGGCGCACTCGCTGCAGGGCCACGGCGAGGCGCTGCTCGCGCTGGTGGAGGCGCTGGACCTGCGGGACGTGGTGCTGGTGGTGCAGGACTGGGGCGGGCCCATCGGCGCGTGGATGGCCGCGCACGCGGGCGGCCGGGTGACGGGGCTGGTGGTGATGAACACCTCGCTGCTCGCGCCGGTGAGCTTCCGCGCCACCGCCTTCCACCGCTTCGCGCGCGTGCCCCTGCTCAGCGACCTGGCGTTCCGGGTCGCGGGCTTTCCGCTGGGGGTGCTCGGGCGCACCCAGGCGGACCCGCGCTCCATCTCGGGCGACGTGGCGCGCGCCTACCGCTGGCCGCTGCGCCGCATGCGGGATCGCGCCGCGCCGCTCGCGCTCGCGCGCATGGTGCCCAGCCACGCCGGGCACCCGAGCCTCCCCGCGCTGCGCGAGGGCGAGGCCTGGGCGCGCGCCTTCCGGGGCCCGGTGGAGCTGGTGTGGGGGCTGCAGGACCCCAT harbors:
- a CDS encoding NTP transferase domain-containing protein yields the protein MNAVAVILAAGEAKRMGHPKALIEHEGGRSFLQSLASTFGKAGCHVLGVVGKDADAVRAQHPALHLVDSPAWQEGPLASVKAGLSAALEEGADAVLLHPVDMPTLRATTLKSLLKSTPDGTGLRPEFEGAPGFPLILSRQGAQQLLAAQGTQLEPALAGLGLKRVTVKDPGVVVNINAPDIYERLFGSEPKLAPPPKRRARKGDAPAAQG
- a CDS encoding alpha/beta fold hydrolase; this encodes MPELPSFVSRHYPFHPRRVPLPSGAYLSCVDEGAGRPVLLLHGNPTWSFLYRKVIAALQRGQGASLRAVAPDLLGLGLSDKPRALRAHSLQGHGEALLALVEALDLRDVVLVVQDWGGPIGAWMAAHAGGRVTGLVVMNTSLLAPVSFRATAFHRFARVPLLSDLAFRVAGFPLGVLGRTQADPRSISGDVARAYRWPLRRMRDRAAPLALARMVPSHAGHPSLPALREGEAWARAFRGPVELVWGLQDPILGRALRRHREALPHARVTELRAGHFLQEECPEEIAAAIRRVAAASAPPGA